One part of the Treponema peruense genome encodes these proteins:
- a CDS encoding DNA methyltransferase encodes MSTNNEGYKGIYAMHKYWGKKPFNEISKFIKQYSNKNDTVMDCFCGSGVTLIEAIKEGRNAVGIDLNPIAIKLAKPH; translated from the coding sequence ATGAGTACAAATAACGAAGGATATAAAGGTATTTATGCAATGCACAAATATTGGGGTAAAAAACCATTTAATGAAATATCAAAATTTATTAAACAATATTCAAACAAAAATGATACTGTAATGGACTGTTTTTGTGGCTCTGGTGTTACTCTTATTGAAGCGATAAAAGAGGGGCGGAATGCAGTTGGAATCGATCTTAACCCAATTGCTATTAAATTGGCAAAGCCTCACTAA
- a CDS encoding ATP-binding protein: MNNQLFYGRQKELQLLDSLYNSKKFEMLILHGRRRVGKSYLLSHFAAQHMENVVYFTGDKSSEKTNVQNFCQELNTVLKAGDYLNSFETWNNVYTFLKDREINERLVLIIDEFTYLYNSNPAYDSGLQNAIDKILKKKNIFLILCGSEVSVIEEIIDDSTKPLYGRKTAEIKLLPFTYKEAAEFFPKYSKEEVLKVYSMVGGIPLYLSLFDDSLSIKENVVKNCLSTTGYLFNEVETLLRMELKETYFYKNIMLAINAGASDFNTIKTKVDEDAAKIAKYLSVLIDLGFVKKEIPCGEKEKTRNTIYSICDNYFAFYFAFIFKHQNMLNGLIAPDLYYDREFTEQKLNTYIGHRFETICESYLKEEFYNGKMPFFAEEVGRWWGNNPVLKKQEEIDILAIDEESAVICECKYTNEPFDEKELDDLNDSALCVRKPNKSFIIFSKNGVTSGVQKRIDGDTNYRIVKLEDLM; this comes from the coding sequence ATGAATAATCAACTATTCTACGGCAGACAGAAGGAACTGCAACTTTTGGATTCTTTGTATAATTCAAAGAAGTTTGAAATGCTTATTCTTCATGGCCGTCGTCGTGTTGGTAAATCTTATCTTCTTAGTCATTTTGCTGCACAGCATATGGAGAATGTAGTTTATTTCACAGGTGATAAATCAAGCGAAAAAACAAACGTTCAGAATTTCTGTCAGGAATTGAATACGGTTCTAAAAGCCGGGGATTATCTTAATTCCTTTGAAACCTGGAATAATGTGTACACTTTCCTGAAAGACCGCGAAATAAATGAACGTCTGGTATTAATTATCGATGAGTTTACCTATCTTTACAATTCAAATCCCGCATATGATTCTGGCCTTCAAAATGCAATTGATAAAATCTTAAAAAAGAAGAACATTTTTCTGATTCTTTGTGGTTCTGAAGTTTCAGTAATTGAAGAAATAATTGATGATTCAACAAAGCCTCTGTATGGACGTAAAACTGCAGAAATAAAACTCCTTCCATTTACTTACAAAGAAGCAGCTGAGTTTTTCCCTAAATATTCAAAGGAAGAAGTCTTGAAAGTTTATTCAATGGTAGGTGGCATTCCTCTGTATCTTTCACTTTTTGACGATTCCCTTTCTATTAAGGAAAATGTTGTGAAGAATTGTCTTTCTACAACTGGATATCTCTTCAATGAAGTGGAAACTCTGCTTCGCATGGAATTAAAGGAAACTTATTTTTACAAGAACATTATGCTCGCCATAAATGCCGGTGCTTCTGATTTTAATACAATAAAAACAAAGGTTGATGAGGACGCTGCCAAAATCGCAAAATATCTTTCTGTCTTAATTGACCTTGGATTTGTTAAAAAAGAAATTCCATGCGGAGAGAAAGAAAAAACTCGAAACACCATTTACAGCATCTGTGACAACTATTTTGCCTTCTATTTTGCTTTCATCTTTAAGCACCAGAATATGTTGAACGGATTGATTGCTCCAGATTTATATTATGACAGAGAATTCACAGAGCAGAAATTGAATACATATATTGGACATCGTTTTGAGACAATTTGTGAATCTTACCTGAAGGAAGAATTCTACAATGGGAAAATGCCATTCTTTGCAGAGGAAGTTGGCCGATGGTGGGGAAATAATCCTGTTTTGAAAAAGCAGGAAGAAATCGACATACTCGCAATTGATGAAGAAAGTGCCGTTATCTGTGAATGCAAATATACCAACGAGCCGTTTGATGAAAAAGAACTTGATGATTTAAACGATTCAGCTTTGTGTGTAAGAAAGCCGAATAAATCATTTATCATTTTTTCAAAGAATGGTGTAACTTCTGGAGTCCAGAAACGTATTGATGGGGACACAAATTATAGAATTGTGAAGTTGGAAGATTTGATGTAA
- a CDS encoding glycosyl hydrolase 53 family protein: MYRSIFDPITQAGVDYDVIGLSFYTYWHGSPDDLRANMSDLATRYGKEMICAETAYAFTPDDGDKQGNPFIVYSDETCGYRPSVQGQATAVRDVIEAVASVKGGLGVFYWEPAWLPVKGAGLSNTEGATWENQAMFDFNGRILPSLAVWNLVGGKGEIETAWGGSAKIGRNFEPYAMTDPLVVQVLPKKNPGLPSKVKVLFTNDKEQLVNVKWNEPDWSKQTELGSVKVTGTIAGYSYKPEAEVKIVSQMNLVSDSSFETGRLGEWKLNGDSTACFVENNKNNAHSGKWTYKYWKSTGFKSTLTRKITGLSEGTYILSLWAMGGGGENNIRLFAANFDDTGKQVSVKIKNTGWKDWHQYTLEIPVQNGGVTIGIFLDTNAGNWGNFDDVELIKKE, encoded by the coding sequence TTGTACCGTTCAATTTTTGACCCCATAACACAGGCCGGTGTTGACTACGATGTAATAGGACTTTCATTTTACACTTACTGGCACGGAAGCCCCGATGACCTTCGCGCAAATATGTCAGACCTGGCAACCCGTTACGGAAAAGAAATGATTTGTGCCGAAACTGCATACGCATTTACACCCGATGACGGTGACAAACAGGGAAATCCGTTTATAGTTTACAGCGATGAAACCTGCGGATACAGACCGTCTGTTCAGGGTCAGGCAACTGCCGTACGTGATGTAATAGAAGCCGTTGCTTCTGTAAAAGGCGGACTGGGTGTTTTCTACTGGGAACCGGCATGGCTTCCTGTAAAGGGTGCTGGACTTTCAAACACAGAAGGTGCTACTTGGGAAAACCAGGCAATGTTTGACTTTAACGGCCGCATTCTTCCTTCACTTGCCGTATGGAATCTTGTAGGCGGAAAAGGCGAAATAGAAACTGCGTGGGGCGGTTCTGCAAAGATTGGACGCAATTTTGAACCTTATGCAATGACAGATCCTCTTGTTGTTCAGGTTTTGCCAAAAAAGAATCCTGGTCTTCCTTCAAAAGTCAAGGTTCTTTTTACAAACGACAAGGAACAGCTTGTAAATGTAAAGTGGAATGAGCCGGACTGGTCAAAACAGACTGAACTTGGTTCTGTAAAAGTAACCGGAACAATTGCCGGATATTCCTACAAGCCTGAAGCCGAAGTAAAAATCGTAAGCCAGATGAATCTTGTTTCTGACAGTTCTTTTGAAACAGGACGACTTGGTGAATGGAAGCTTAACGGCGACAGTACTGCATGTTTTGTAGAAAACAATAAGAATAATGCACACAGCGGAAAATGGACCTACAAGTACTGGAAGTCAACAGGCTTTAAGTCTACGCTTACCAGAAAAATTACAGGACTTTCAGAGGGAACATATATACTTTCCCTTTGGGCAATGGGCGGCGGCGGTGAAAATAATATCCGTCTTTTTGCCGCAAATTTTGACGACACGGGAAAACAGGTTTCTGTAAAAATTAAAAATACAGGATGGAAAGACTGGCACCAGTATACGCTGGAAATTCCAGTTCAGAACGGCGGCGTTACAATTGGAATTTTCCTTGATACAAATGCCGGTAACTGGGGAAACTTTGACGACGTGGAACTTATAAAAAAGGAATAG
- a CDS encoding glycosyl hydrolase 53 family protein, with protein MKRYALVKAAVLGVLSCVSALAFGQFKSNRALDGCRQQILVEPVKGISKDFIRGVDISSLAAVEENRGRFLNKKGEEEDIFKILKDNGINWVRLRVWNKPVNGGGNNSVEVDIPMALRAKKAGMKLLVDFHYSDFWADPAKQFMPADWVGLSEFSLNAAVENFTKESLEKFIKAGVRPDMVQIGNELNNGFMWPAGKIWGNEGEKAGGMEGFIRLLSSASRGVRGAQGKGNKIKIVVHLADGGKKRIVPFNF; from the coding sequence ATGAAGAGATATGCTTTGGTAAAGGCTGCCGTTCTTGGAGTATTATCCTGTGTGTCTGCGCTGGCTTTCGGACAGTTCAAGTCAAACCGTGCTTTGGATGGATGCAGACAGCAAATTCTTGTCGAACCTGTTAAAGGTATTTCAAAAGATTTTATTCGTGGTGTAGACATAAGTTCTCTTGCTGCAGTAGAAGAAAACCGCGGACGCTTTTTGAACAAAAAAGGCGAAGAAGAAGACATTTTTAAGATTTTAAAGGACAACGGCATTAACTGGGTAAGATTGCGTGTCTGGAACAAACCCGTAAACGGCGGCGGAAACAACAGCGTGGAAGTCGATATCCCTATGGCACTTCGTGCAAAAAAAGCCGGAATGAAGCTTCTGGTCGACTTTCATTATTCAGACTTTTGGGCCGACCCTGCAAAACAGTTTATGCCGGCCGACTGGGTTGGACTGAGTGAATTTTCACTGAACGCTGCCGTTGAAAATTTTACAAAAGAATCTCTTGAAAAATTCATTAAGGCTGGGGTAAGACCTGATATGGTTCAGATTGGAAACGAACTGAACAACGGCTTTATGTGGCCTGCAGGAAAAATCTGGGGCAACGAAGGTGAAAAAGCAGGCGGAATGGAAGGCTTTATCAGGCTTTTGTCCAGCGCTTCAAGAGGAGTCCGCGGTGCTCAGGGTAAGGGAAACAAAATAAAAATAGTAGTTCACCTTGCTGACGGCGGAAAAAAACGAATTGTACCGTTCAATTTTTGA
- a CDS encoding sigma 54-interacting transcriptional regulator, producing MPERNVVIITGSDTLFSWCRRNLMHKFNIVRASFTEIMNFGVSIDTVLCSIIDPQGIPDELFYATFRYCSDILCLPSVVIMKSGWSSSFICSLEFSYTPFLLSIGDRFPHEMIKSFENCCSRFCPEIVFSRPLLPFESELSEFYSQIRFAFTTDHPVLLKGETGSGKEFTAELIHNNSSRKDNVFLPVSLPEINSELFSSAMFGTVRGAFTGAENSEGFFETAGSGTILLDEIADLSENAQLKLMHILDSLKFCRVGGRTPIELKARLMFATDADLSVLMEEKKFRSQLFYRISVIVVTVPPLRRHKADIPRLAVEFAGLDNKKISDGAIRRLCEYSWPGNIRQLKNTLRNASARTETDTIEEKHIIFIEG from the coding sequence ATGCCGGAACGAAACGTTGTAATTATTACCGGGAGCGACACTTTGTTTTCATGGTGCCGCCGGAACCTGATGCATAAATTCAATATTGTTCGTGCGTCATTTACTGAAATAATGAATTTTGGGGTTTCGATAGATACTGTTTTATGTTCAATAATTGACCCACAGGGAATTCCTGATGAACTTTTTTATGCGACGTTTCGTTATTGCAGCGACATTTTGTGTCTTCCGTCTGTAGTCATAATGAAAAGCGGCTGGAGTTCTTCTTTTATATGCAGTCTTGAATTTTCATATACACCGTTTTTGCTGAGCATAGGCGACAGGTTTCCGCATGAGATGATAAAAAGTTTTGAAAACTGCTGTTCGCGTTTTTGTCCGGAGATTGTTTTTTCACGGCCTCTGCTGCCTTTTGAAAGCGAACTGTCTGAATTCTATTCGCAGATCAGGTTTGCATTTACGACGGATCATCCTGTTCTTTTGAAAGGAGAAACAGGAAGCGGCAAAGAATTTACTGCTGAACTTATTCACAATAATTCTTCAAGAAAAGACAATGTTTTTCTTCCTGTGTCACTTCCCGAAATTAATTCAGAGCTTTTTTCGAGTGCAATGTTTGGTACGGTAAGAGGCGCTTTTACAGGTGCAGAAAATTCAGAAGGCTTTTTTGAAACTGCCGGGAGCGGAACAATTCTGCTTGATGAAATTGCAGATCTTTCAGAAAATGCGCAGCTTAAACTTATGCATATTCTTGATTCGCTGAAATTCTGCCGTGTTGGCGGACGTACGCCTATTGAACTTAAAGCCAGACTTATGTTTGCAACGGATGCAGATCTTTCTGTTCTTATGGAAGAAAAGAAATTCAGGTCGCAGTTGTTTTACAGGATAAGCGTGATTGTTGTGACGGTTCCACCATTAAGACGGCATAAGGCAGATATACCAAGACTCGCGGTTGAATTTGCCGGGCTGGACAACAAAAAGATTTCTGACGGGGCGATACGCAGGCTTTGTGAATATTCGTGGCCGGGGAATATAAGGCAGCTGAAAAATACGCTGCGGAATGCAAGTGCAAGAACCGAAACAGACACGATAGAAGAAAAACATATCATCTTTATCGAAGGGTGA
- a CDS encoding WecB/TagA/CpsF family glycosyltransferase has translation MSIQRIYVLGVPVDICKPQELESRIMELVEKPGAKQIVFLSVWDLLRARRKGEYSECVKNADLVLPVSKSILSGAKFLKKNVPVRYNPFDCVINILSVLTSHLKTLYILGGRKKTLMTAERHVRSTFKGLQVVGRYVGYYPKSVEDDIVQAIYKASPSLVLVSEGIKEKDTWSFTRRNRFSDSIFLYYHDAVGIFSQRITRVNERTFNKGLEIWSEIIRNPLKIFLVFPYMWYLILLLWTRVFKKAD, from the coding sequence ATGTCTATTCAGAGAATCTATGTTCTTGGTGTTCCGGTTGATATTTGCAAGCCTCAGGAACTTGAAAGCCGCATAATGGAACTGGTGGAAAAACCCGGTGCAAAACAGATTGTGTTTCTTTCTGTATGGGATCTTTTGAGAGCCAGAAGAAAGGGTGAATATTCCGAGTGTGTTAAAAATGCAGATCTGGTTCTTCCCGTTTCAAAAAGTATTCTGTCCGGGGCAAAGTTCCTTAAGAAAAATGTTCCCGTAAGATATAATCCGTTTGATTGTGTGATAAATATTCTGTCTGTTCTTACATCGCATTTAAAGACACTGTATATTCTTGGCGGCCGTAAAAAAACGCTTATGACTGCGGAACGTCACGTGCGCTCTACATTTAAAGGTCTTCAGGTTGTCGGAAGGTACGTGGGCTATTACCCCAAAAGTGTGGAAGATGACATTGTTCAGGCAATATACAAAGCGTCACCGTCACTTGTGCTTGTAAGCGAGGGAATTAAAGAAAAGGATACGTGGTCCTTTACGCGCAGGAACCGTTTTTCTGACAGTATATTCCTTTATTACCATGATGCCGTAGGAATATTCAGCCAGAGGATTACGCGTGTAAATGAACGGACTTTCAACAAAGGCCTTGAAATCTGGAGCGAAATAATCAGGAATCCGCTTAAAATATTCCTGGTTTTTCCATACATGTGGTATCTGATACTGCTTCTTTGGACAAGGGTTTTTAAAAAGGCTGATTGA
- a CDS encoding RsmE family RNA methyltransferase, giving the protein MRQFVADCELDSDGCLCVRGKNFRYLGTVLRVQAGDAIYVRLLSGVLQPMTVAKIDSSEKTITLQISGSSVSLKKLEAVPEEKMRGPRLWLFMFVPKPAKMELIIRQAVECGVSVIVPVEGEFCQSGFIQSARNRCETNDERWSRIVTEARQQSGSPVATKIENTVSVEEACRMWQSVNADGRGSAVVLYERTDGTKNIYSALENADSKKERVAVAVGAEGGISPAEVKVLSDAGFIPVHLETNILRCETAAIYGIAAVQTVMS; this is encoded by the coding sequence ATGAGGCAGTTTGTAGCTGACTGTGAACTTGACTCTGACGGCTGTCTTTGTGTGCGCGGAAAAAATTTCCGTTATCTGGGCACGGTTCTTCGTGTTCAGGCCGGAGACGCAATTTATGTAAGACTTTTGTCGGGTGTTCTTCAGCCAATGACTGTTGCAAAAATAGATTCTTCTGAAAAAACAATTACACTTCAGATTTCCGGAAGCAGCGTTTCTTTGAAAAAACTCGAAGCTGTTCCAGAAGAAAAAATGCGTGGTCCCCGGCTGTGGCTTTTTATGTTCGTGCCCAAACCTGCAAAGATGGAACTTATTATAAGGCAGGCAGTGGAATGCGGCGTGTCTGTTATTGTGCCTGTGGAAGGTGAATTCTGCCAGAGCGGATTTATTCAGTCTGCACGGAACAGATGTGAAACCAACGATGAAAGATGGTCGCGCATTGTTACCGAAGCAAGACAGCAGAGCGGATCTCCTGTTGCGACAAAAATCGAAAATACGGTTTCTGTAGAAGAAGCATGCAGAATGTGGCAATCTGTTAACGCAGACGGCCGCGGAAGTGCAGTGGTGCTTTATGAAAGGACTGACGGAACAAAGAATATTTATTCCGCACTTGAAAATGCCGATTCTAAAAAAGAACGTGTCGCTGTTGCCGTAGGGGCTGAAGGCGGCATTTCACCTGCCGAAGTAAAAGTACTTTCTGATGCAGGTTTTATTCCCGTACATTTGGAAACAAATATTTTGCGCTGCGAGACTGCGGCAATTTATGGAATTGCGGCTGTTCAGACAGTTATGAGCTGA
- a CDS encoding S41 family peptidase yields the protein MKKFFLSTTAILVLSIFSSQCFAQSQTPTADAEMKRQKQYLDVINSLYYFIQQNYVEEVDPQKLYAGALKGMLESLDDPYSVYMNKSEWRSLTDTTVGNFGGVGLSITKPNESTPEKPAYVEVAAPIDNSPGARAGIHSGDLIIAINGTDTSTITMDEVLGMLRGTVGESVNVTIRRGKKIEFGCTLVRAVIENPTVSFDMIGDTGYIRISEFSVKTAERVQEALDSFKEKNYKSLIIDLRNNGGGLLSSAVDIADKFIDEGPIVSTKSRIDYENSVYFADRKKTVVRGIPVIVLINRGSASASEILSGALKDTHTAYLVGERTFGKGSVQIPNGLINNDGFKITVARYYTPSDVNIDKTGIMPDREVTYPEFSEEEEKAFGELMDSDEISAYVEEHPDMSEADIAAYSEVLEKKYPLEPRVIRKIVRNNVDHTKPMRLYDLDYDIQLNAALDIIKNENFTELMTSSKTLAEMQE from the coding sequence ATGAAAAAATTCTTCTTGTCTACAACCGCAATTTTAGTACTTTCAATATTCAGTTCACAGTGTTTTGCACAGTCACAGACGCCGACTGCCGATGCCGAAATGAAGCGCCAGAAGCAGTATCTTGATGTGATAAATTCGCTCTATTATTTTATACAGCAGAATTATGTAGAAGAAGTTGATCCGCAGAAACTTTACGCAGGTGCCCTGAAGGGAATGCTTGAAAGCCTGGATGATCCTTATTCAGTTTATATGAACAAGTCTGAATGGCGTTCTCTTACCGACACTACTGTAGGAAACTTTGGCGGTGTCGGACTTTCCATAACAAAGCCAAATGAGTCTACTCCAGAAAAGCCCGCTTATGTAGAAGTTGCAGCCCCTATAGACAATTCGCCGGGAGCAAGGGCTGGAATTCATTCCGGTGATTTGATTATTGCAATAAACGGAACAGATACTTCTACCATTACAATGGATGAAGTTCTTGGAATGCTGCGTGGAACCGTCGGTGAAAGCGTGAATGTTACAATACGACGCGGTAAAAAAATTGAATTTGGATGTACTCTCGTAAGAGCCGTTATAGAAAACCCGACTGTAAGTTTTGACATGATAGGGGATACCGGCTACATACGTATTTCTGAATTTTCTGTAAAGACTGCGGAACGTGTTCAGGAAGCGCTGGATTCATTCAAAGAGAAAAATTACAAGAGCCTGATAATAGATTTGCGCAATAACGGCGGCGGACTTCTTTCAAGTGCTGTTGACATTGCAGACAAATTTATTGACGAAGGACCGATTGTTTCTACAAAGAGCCGTATTGACTACGAAAATTCAGTTTATTTTGCAGACAGGAAGAAAACTGTTGTACGAGGAATTCCCGTAATAGTTCTGATTAACCGCGGAAGTGCCAGTGCCAGTGAAATCTTAAGCGGAGCATTAAAGGACACGCACACAGCTTATCTTGTAGGCGAGCGTACATTCGGCAAGGGAAGTGTTCAGATTCCGAACGGTCTGATAAACAATGACGGTTTTAAAATTACTGTGGCACGCTATTATACTCCGAGCGATGTAAATATAGACAAGACGGGAATAATGCCTGACCGTGAAGTTACCTATCCTGAATTTTCTGAAGAAGAAGAAAAAGCTTTCGGTGAACTCATGGATTCAGATGAGATAAGTGCGTATGTAGAAGAGCACCCTGACATGAGCGAGGCTGACATTGCAGCTTATTCTGAAGTTCTTGAAAAAAAGTATCCGCTGGAGCCTCGTGTTATAAGAAAAATTGTAAGAAACAATGTTGATCATACAAAGCCGATGCGCCTTTACGATCTGGATTATGATATTCAACTTAATGCAGCGCTGGATATAATAAAAAATGAAAACTTTACTGAACTTATGACATCTTCAAAAACACTCGCGGAGATGCAGGAATGA
- a CDS encoding nucleotide-binding protein: MQIIPVASGKGGVGKSLLSANLAIALGQAGKKVLLADLDLGASNLHLVIGQQPPKVGIGTFLTGQSRFEDIINPTDYENVSFIAGDSEIPGLTSLKASQKNELIKSFSHADADYLILDLGAGTHLTILDMFLLSPQGIVVTAPTVTATLNGYLFLKNTVFRMMYNTFKRGSAAYNYLESLKKDSEALQKFYIPRLVETLEQIDPASVSLFKNRMSEFRPRLILNMIDDPKDADRAQKIRRSCQQYLGLNLEHLGVIYRDSMQDRALASRLPVVVYKPHSVIGQAIYRIAEKIMQSETLKFDADYDITKASEASFEIASEEASDDFSQKMAYIEELAGTGALSAGELAETLKSQQFEITRLRNENNLLKKKLVDAARQGYKI, encoded by the coding sequence ATGCAGATAATTCCAGTTGCAAGCGGAAAAGGAGGCGTAGGAAAAAGTCTCCTTAGCGCAAACCTAGCCATAGCTCTCGGACAGGCAGGAAAAAAAGTGCTTCTTGCCGACCTTGATTTGGGCGCATCAAACCTTCATCTTGTAATAGGACAGCAGCCACCCAAAGTCGGAATAGGCACATTTCTTACGGGACAGTCACGTTTTGAAGACATAATCAATCCCACCGACTACGAAAACGTTTCTTTTATTGCAGGTGATTCAGAAATTCCAGGACTTACTTCCCTCAAGGCTTCACAAAAAAACGAACTTATCAAAAGTTTTTCACACGCAGATGCAGACTATCTTATCCTGGATCTCGGAGCCGGAACCCACCTCACAATTCTGGACATGTTCCTTCTTTCACCCCAGGGAATCGTAGTAACCGCGCCTACAGTAACTGCGACCCTCAACGGATATCTCTTTCTCAAAAACACGGTATTCCGCATGATGTACAACACTTTCAAAAGAGGTTCTGCGGCATACAATTATCTGGAAAGCCTCAAAAAAGACTCAGAAGCCCTGCAGAAATTCTATATTCCGCGTCTGGTAGAAACACTTGAACAGATAGACCCGGCAAGCGTTTCTCTTTTCAAAAACCGCATGTCAGAATTCAGACCGCGCCTCATACTCAACATGATTGACGACCCCAAAGATGCCGACCGTGCACAAAAAATACGCCGTTCCTGCCAGCAGTATCTTGGACTCAACCTGGAACATCTGGGTGTAATTTACCGCGACTCAATGCAGGACAGAGCGCTCGCATCACGGCTTCCCGTTGTAGTTTACAAACCGCATTCTGTTATAGGACAGGCCATTTACCGCATTGCAGAAAAAATCATGCAGTCCGAAACCTTAAAATTCGACGCGGACTATGACATAACAAAAGCATCAGAAGCATCTTTCGAAATTGCCTCAGAAGAAGCATCGGACGACTTTTCACAGAAGATGGCCTACATAGAAGAACTTGCCGGAACAGGCGCCCTCTCTGCCGGGGAACTTGCAGAAACGCTCAAAAGCCAGCAGTTCGAAATAACACGGCTCAGAAACGAAAACAATCTTCTCAAGAAAAAACTCGTAGACGCTGCACGCCAGGGATATAAAATTTAA
- the lgt gene encoding prolipoprotein diacylglyceryl transferase — MTFAPLYINFPKWIHPEIFPGVPVLGLLRWYGLMYIFAFATAYLVLKRERKEGLLDTTEQKATEDDIFSFITFGIIFLLLGARIFSTLVYDTSGLYWKKPWLIFWPFDTETKQFTGLAGMSYHGGFIGGLIGMIVWCITHKRPVWKWIDAMVVAIPLGYTFGRLGNFMNGELYGRITTVPWGIVFPRAERFSYSINWVQDFAAACGMTVAEGTKLVNLPRHPSQLYEALFEGLLLWTVLWTLRKHKPFDGFLAGCYTIGYGLVRFVIEYFREPDADLGYRISRDGSDAIYINTSLLNISTGQILCFLMILGGIGIITTLAILNRKKAK; from the coding sequence ATGACATTCGCACCGCTTTACATCAACTTTCCAAAATGGATTCACCCCGAGATTTTTCCCGGAGTTCCTGTCCTGGGACTTCTGCGCTGGTACGGTCTTATGTACATCTTTGCATTTGCAACGGCATATCTTGTTCTTAAAAGAGAGCGCAAAGAAGGTCTTCTGGACACCACTGAACAAAAGGCAACAGAAGACGATATATTCAGTTTTATTACATTCGGAATAATTTTTCTTCTTCTGGGAGCAAGAATTTTTTCTACACTGGTTTACGACACAAGCGGACTCTACTGGAAAAAGCCGTGGCTCATTTTCTGGCCGTTTGACACAGAAACAAAACAGTTTACAGGACTTGCCGGCATGTCTTACCACGGCGGATTCATCGGCGGGCTTATCGGAATGATTGTCTGGTGCATTACACACAAGCGCCCTGTCTGGAAATGGATAGATGCAATGGTTGTTGCCATTCCGCTCGGATACACTTTCGGCCGTCTTGGAAACTTCATGAACGGCGAGCTTTACGGACGCATTACTACAGTTCCATGGGGAATAGTTTTCCCGCGCGCAGAAAGATTTTCGTACAGCATTAACTGGGTACAGGATTTTGCTGCTGCCTGCGGAATGACAGTCGCCGAAGGAACAAAACTTGTTAACCTTCCGCGTCACCCAAGTCAGCTTTACGAAGCACTGTTTGAAGGACTCCTTCTGTGGACAGTTTTGTGGACTCTCAGAAAACACAAGCCCTTCGACGGATTTCTGGCCGGATGCTACACAATAGGCTACGGACTTGTACGCTTTGTAATAGAATATTTCCGCGAACCCGACGCAGATTTGGGCTACAGAATAAGCCGTGACGGAAGCGACGCAATTTACATAAACACTTCGCTTCTTAACATAAGTACCGGCCAGATTCTGTGTTTCCTTATGATTCTTGGCGGAATAGGAATAATTACAACACTGGCAATACTCAACCGCAAAAAAGCAAAATGA
- a CDS encoding HAD hydrolase-like protein, with protein MSSFKNILLDFDGTIMDTSEGILNSFEYTARYYSFDTDREKFRTLIGPPLKDSFRDFFHFKEDEIPSAMAKYREYYTDKGMFQVTLYDGIREAITELKNLGCKVFVATSKPEIYARSIIQKCGLSELFDFVGGSDTAEITRVRKEDVIKYVLNENNIKDTDSCLMAGDRNYDIEGAHSAGIKCAAVLYGFGSRQEFEQARADYIIAHPKELVKIVKESFQN; from the coding sequence ATGAGTTCCTTTAAAAATATTCTCCTAGACTTTGACGGAACAATAATGGACACTTCGGAGGGAATACTCAATTCCTTTGAATACACGGCTCGTTATTATTCCTTTGACACAGACCGCGAGAAATTCAGGACTCTTATAGGACCACCGCTCAAAGACAGTTTCAGGGACTTTTTTCACTTTAAGGAAGACGAAATTCCTTCTGCAATGGCAAAATACCGCGAATATTATACAGACAAGGGAATGTTCCAAGTTACTCTCTACGACGGAATCCGCGAAGCAATTACCGAACTCAAAAATCTTGGATGCAAAGTATTTGTCGCCACAAGCAAACCCGAAATTTACGCACGCAGCATCATACAAAAATGCGGCCTTTCAGAACTATTTGACTTTGTCGGGGGAAGCGACACCGCAGAAATCACGCGCGTAAGAAAAGAAGATGTAATAAAATACGTCCTTAACGAAAACAATATAAAAGACACAGACAGCTGCTTAATGGCAGGCGACAGAAACTACGACATAGAAGGTGCCCACTCAGCCGGAATAAAATGCGCTGCGGTACTGTATGGCTTTGGCTCCAGACAGGAATTTGAACAGGCCAGGGCAGACTATATTATCGCGCACCCGAAAGAACTTGTAAAAATAGTAAAAGAAAGTTTCCAGAACTGA